One window of the Chanodichthys erythropterus isolate Z2021 chromosome 2, ASM2448905v1, whole genome shotgun sequence genome contains the following:
- the bcan gene encoding brevican core protein isoform X3, which translates to MFLHILLRTICLFVLSSSAVLSPAADETSFLQVAIPDRPVSAILGGSLTLPCMVSLSRTPSLGRHAVLTQPRVKWSFLSSNRETEILVARGERVKVSELYKGRASLLNYAASSADLTLRLDGLIHNDTGFYRCEVQHGLEDAHDQAQVKVKGVVFLYRYTSSRYAFTFDEAKDACEDIGAQIASPEQLLAAYHSGYEQCDAGWLSDRSVRYPIQMPREGCFGDMDGLPGVRNYGLMDNDELFDVYCYVENIHGEVFHGSTPQRFSLSEAKTYCEQQGAQLATTGQLYAAWNDGLNHCSPGWLADGSVRYPIVTPRERCGGSEPGVKTVYRFSNQTGFPEPYTRHDAYCFRANSNSQTVPPIDYMATEPEDTEQHIVTLADPQEEYSMDQVTQESENEAQGAVESFSIYSTQTTSEPEEHNHTLSSQEDATASTRRDLTTPASTDRYLESTEVTRQKVQSVPEIYMDPKHNNFMQEGEPEIKASSIDGVKSSNHRHYQPMPDTNLEPGEPIDFIPPTEAWPETTEAPSSQPKEINGSKHFQPMPDTSLEEEDEYHVTSEISMTTEGTTLEYDSSNDTTTYNTPVQSGLSTYLPEGATVEKNAENITEAPESEEDQGLLTRTTQSTSVRTSSTKGWLEGSGEDLTLLSTEKSEHLVTPHMSETYGASTTETMTESFSLTHLNNISPTLKPIYENSSADHLNAEEVPSGTVPMSLGAVDDVSNYSTVSTTLKETESSEGSGDNDDVLPVTLLTTPVPHLLGTSTTHGPAQVEISSPQEMEGVLPESTTPPSLGIVEEELEKVEQEGLGEAPKYLITTSTELNNSTITINVEGSEEDESSGEGEPPGNWSSVTKHPYSKVATITPSNLTDMEEHNETNTDDEDNQDSTVGPTTSLKVTFLPHGTQSPIWQSVASSTNPGELRADVEFSGEAALTTDDIKALSESDSTNAPIIEQMEQTQKPTATTAGNEDDDDDDDNDYELMTNENNTKANIEDENHVKPTPESAALPARPTHRVLVRTAYISDACLANPCKNGGTCVDNGEGRRCLCLPTYGGDFCETDLEHCEAGWEKFQGFCYKHFTKRQKWEVAEQHCRLCGGHLVSVMSPEEQGFINDKYREYQWTGLNDKTIEGDFRWSDGNPLLYENWYRGQPDSYFLSGEDCVVMVWYDDGRWSDIPCNYQLSYTCKKGIAAFCGQPPLVLHAKMFGRRQLKYRANSQVRYYCEPGFIQRQNPVITCQGNGQWEEPKITCTPVGPAYSNGELVTWPTGQNMEIIIEDTTTKTTPPEYLDIKWNF; encoded by the exons ATGTTCCTGCATATACTGCTGCGTACCATCTGCCTCTTTGTCTTGTCATCTTCGGCCGTCCTCAGTCCTGCAGCAG ATGAGACCTCATTCTTACAAGTGGCCATTCCTGATAGGCCAGTGTCTGCTATTTTGGGGGGCTCCCTGACTCTGCCCTGCATGGTGAGTCTCTCCCGGACCCCATCTTTGGGTCGGCATGCTGTACTGACCCAACCACGAGTCAAATGGAGCTTTCTTTCATcaaacagagagacagagatccTAGTGGCCCGTGGTGAGCGGGTAAAGGTGAGTGAGTTGTATAAAGGAAGGGCTTCACTGCTGAATTATGCTGCCTCTTCAGCTGATCTTACCCTCAGACTGGATGGGCTGATACACAATGACACAGGCTTCTACCGCTGTGAAGTCCAGCATGGCTTGGAGGATGCTCATGACCAGGCCCAAGTCAAAGTAAAAG GTGTTGTTTTTCTCTACCGCTACACCTCAAGTCGCTATGCCTTCACTTTTGATGAGGCCAAAGATGCGTGTGAGGACATTGGAGCTCAGATTGCTTCTCCAGAGCAGCTGCTGGCTGCGTATCACAGCGGTTATGAGCAGTGTGACGCTGGCTGGCTTTCAGATCGCTCTGTTAG ATACCCAATCCAAATGCCCCGTGAAGGCTGTTTTGGAGACATGGATGGATTACCAGGCGTTCGAAACTATGGCTTGATGGATAATGATGAACTCTTTGACGTGTATTGCTATGTGGAGAACATTCATG GGGAGGTTTTTCATGGGTCAACCCCACAGCGCTTCAGCTTGTCAGAAGCTAAGACATACTGTGAGCAGCAGGGAGCTCAGCTAGCCACCACTGGCCAGCTGTATGCCGCATGGAATGATGGTCTGAATCACTGCAGTCCTGGCTGGCTTGCTGATGGAAGCGTTCGCTACCCCATTGTGACCCCTCGTGAACGGTGTGGGGGCTCTGAACCTGGTGTCAAGACAGTTTATCGTTTTAGCAATCAAACAGGATTCCCAGAACCATACACTCGCCATGATGCCTACTGCTTCAGAG CTAACAGCAACTCTCAGACAGTCCCACCTATAGATTATATGGCAACAGAGCCAGAGGACACCGAGCAGCATATTGTGACTTTAGCAGATCCCCAAGAGGAATACAGCATGGATCAGGTCACTCAAGAGTCCGAAAATGAAGCTCAGGGGGCTGTTGAGTCCTTTTCCATCTACAGCACACAGACTACTTCAGAACCTGAGGAACACAACCACACCCTGAGCTCTCAGGAAGATGCCACTGCTAGCACCAGAAGAGACCTCACCACCCCAGCCAGCACAGACCGATATCTTGAGTCCACTGAGGTCACCAGGCAAAAAGTTCAGTCTGTTCCAGAGATTTACATGGATCCAAAACACAATAATTTCATGCAAGAAGGAGAACCAGaaataaaagcttcatcaattgaTGGTGTTAAGAGCAGCAATCATAGACACTACCAACCAATGCCAGATACCAACTTAGAGCCAGGAGAGCCCATTGACTTCATCCCACCAACAGAGGCTTGGCCTGAGACAACAGAGGCACCATCTTCTCAACCAAAGGAGATAAATGGGTCCAAACACTTCCAACCCATGCCTGACACTAGCctggaggaggaggatgaaTATCATGTGACTAGTGAGATCTCTATGACTACTGAGGGCACTACACTGGAATATGACTCAAGCAATGACACCACAACGTACAATACTCCAGTCCAGTCGGGTCTCTCAACATACCTTCCTGAAGGTGCTACAGTGgagaaaaatgcagaaaatatcacagaagcTCCAGAGTCAGAAGAAGACCAAGGTCTTTTAACACGCACAACTCAGTCCACCTCAGTAAGAACATCCAGCACTAAAGGTTGGTTGGAGGGTTCCGGTGAGGATTTGACCTTGTTATCCACAGAAAAGTCAGAACATCTGGTCACCCCACATATGTCAGAGACATATGGAGCATCGACAACTGAGACTATGACAGAGAGCTTCTCATTAACACATCTGAACAATATTAGCCCAA CTTTAAAACCCATATATGAAAACAGTTCTGCAGACCATCTCAATGCTGAGGAGGTTCCATCTGGGACTGTTCCCATGTCTCTTGGTGCAGTTGATGATGTCAGCAATTATTCGACTGTGAGCACAACACTGAAGGAAACCGAATCGTCTGAAGGTTCTGGCGACAATGATGATGTCCTGCCAGTCACACTGTTGACCACCCCTGTGCCTCATCTGTTGGGCACATCAACCACACATGGGCCTGCGCAAGTAGAAATCAGTTCTCCACAGGAAATGGAAGGAGTCCTCCCTGAAAGCACCACTCCACCTAGCCTTGGGATTGTGGAAGAAGAACTGGAGAAGGTGGAGCAGGAAGGGCTTGGAGAAGCACCTAAATACCTAATCACCACATCCACTGAGCTTAATAATTCTACTATAACTATCAATGTTGAAGGCAGTGAAGAGGATGAGTCCTCCGGAGAAGGAGAACCTCCAGGAAACTGGTCTTCAGTTACTAAGCATCCATACTCAAAAGTGGCCACCATCACTCCCTCTAACCTGACAGATATGGAGGAGCATAATGAAACAAATACTGATGACGAAGATAATCAGGACAGCACTGTGGGACCCACGACAAGTCTGAAGGTTACATTTCTTCCTCATGGGACTCAAAGTCCCATTTGGCAATCTGTGGCCTCTTCCACAAACCCAGGAGAGTTAAGAGCAGATGTTGAATTCAGTGGGGAAGCTGCACTTACCACAGATGACATCAAAGCCTTGAGTGAATCTGACTCCACCAATGCACCCATCATTGAGCAGATGGAGCAAACCCAAAAACCAACCGCTACGACAGCTGGtaatgaagatgatgatgatgatgatgataatgattaCGAACTCATGACTAACGAAAACAATACTAAAGCCAATATTGAAGATGAGAATCATGTCAAACCCACACCTGAGTCTGCCGCTCTACCTGCCAGACCTACACATAGAGTGTTGGTTAGGACAGCCTACATTTCAG ATGCATGTTTGGCGAACCCTTGTAAAAATGGAGGGACTTGTGTAGACAATGGAGAAGGTCGTAGGTGTCTTTGTCTACCCACCTATGGAGGAGACTTCTGCGAGACAG ATCTAGAGCACTGTGAAGCAGGCTGGGAAAAGTTCCAAGGGTTCTGTTACAAGCATTTCACCAAACGGCAGAAATGGGAGGTGGCAGAGCAGCACTGTCGCCTGTGCGGCGGTCACCTGGTCTCTGTTATGTCACCTGAGGAACAAGGGTTTATCAATG ATAAATACAGGGAGTATCAGTGGACAGGTCTCAATGACAAGACCATCGAGGGAGATTTCCGTTGGTCGGATGGGAACCCTCTG CTGTATGAAAACTGGTATCGTGGACAACCAGACAGCTACTTCCTGTCAGGGGAAGATTGTGTTGTCATGGTGTGGTACGATGATGGGCGTTGGAGTGATATTCCTTGCAACTACCAGCTTTCCTACACCTGCAAGAAGGGCATTG CAGCGTTCTGTGGTCAGCCCCCTCTTGTGCTGCACGCTAAGATGTTTGGACGTCGTCAACTAAAGTACAGGGCAAATTCACAGGTGCGCTACTACTGTGAGCCAGGCTTCATCCAGAGACAGAACCCTGTTATTACGTGTCAAGGCAATGGACAGTGGGAGGAACCTAAGATCACTTGTACACCAG TGGGACCTGCATACTCAAATGGAGAACTGGTCACATGGCCCACAGGTCAGAACATGGAAATAATCATAGAagatacaacaacaaaaacaacaccaCCTGAATATTTGGATATAAAATGGAACTTTTGA